One Echeneis naucrates chromosome 1, fEcheNa1.1, whole genome shotgun sequence DNA segment encodes these proteins:
- the polg2 gene encoding DNA polymerase subunit gamma-2, mitochondrial: MWSHCTRRILPSHLRIVKDSRTARGRCSASWADDLDQVRTLLQLCLDRHFISPGDTNAELFRRGLSCTYGPLGMELRRNLLGQWWDSVTRSRAQVFGIDTLSNSSSSKDGETDVGGKLRIVQPQYLKQILQHLQQDLSKEQIVQELTTILQKSPAVRTNFLQGALEQFIPSLELVNRKLPFGLAETGLCFQPSDDSCCPTEMTQTSLVWFCSPRTSSQWLDHWTRQRLKWWRKFALSPSNFSSSDVPEEELTGLVSRSVKIIYDFPWGPEPLETLCSRGDAELLQTHKGARSKLQCRNGRKTVPHVVSVTGNMDRGLMAFLSNSLQLLKREDSKRKLQQRKVLKLHPVLAPVKVAIDIGKGATIELRQVCEGLLQEFMEAKISTWPGYLETMPVTMEQLNNKYDEMGVLFTLVISDNTLESGLLQVRSRDTTVKETMHISEVKNFISRYITAADKI; this comes from the exons ATGTGGAGTCATTGTACGAGACGCATCCTCCCATCACACCTCCGTATAGTGAAAGACAGCAGGACAGCTAGAGGACGCTGCAGTGCATCATGGGCCGATGACCTGGACCAGGTCAGGACGCTGCTACAGCTCTGCCTGGACAGACACTTTATCTCCCCCGGTGACACTAACGCTGAGCTGTTTCGGAGGGGGCTGAGCTGCACCTATGGGCCTTTGGgcatggagctgaggaggaaccTGCTGGGCCAGTGGTGGGACTCTGTGACCCGGTCCAGAGCTCAGGTGTTTGGGATTGACACtctgagcaacagcagcagcagtaaggATGGAGAGACAGATGTAGGAGGTAAACTGAGGATAGTTCAGCCTCAATACCTAAAACAAATACTTCAGCATCTTCAACAAGATCTGAGCAAGGAGCAGATCGTCCAGGAGCTGACAACGATCCTTCAGAAGTCCCCAGCTGTGAGAACAAACTTCCTTCAAG gTGCCTTGGAGCAGTTTATTCCCTCGTTGGAGCTGGTGAATAGGAAGCTGCCTTTTGGCCTGGCTGAGACTGGTCTGTGTTTTCAGCCCTCAGATGATTCTTGTTG CCCTACTGAGATGACCCAGACTTCTCTGGTGTGGTTCTGCTCTCCGCGAACCTCTTCCCAGTGGCTGGATCACTGGACACGACAGAGGCTGAAGTGGTGGAGGAAA TTTGCCCTGTCTCCCTCTAACTTCAGTAGCAGTGATGTTCCAGAGGAGGAACTTACAGGGTTGGTGTCTCGTAGTGTGAAGATCATCTACGACTTCCCCTGGGGACCAGAGCCATTGGAGACTTTGTGTAGCCGAGGAGATGCTGaactgctgcagacacacaaaggagcTAGATCCAAGCTACAG TGTCGAAATGGGCGCAAGACAGTCCCTCATGTTGTGTCTGTAACTGGGAACATGGACCGTGGTTTGATGGCCTTTCTGTCCAactcactgcagctgctgaagagggaagacagcaagaggaagctgcagcagagaaag GTTTTGAAGTTGCATCCAGTGTTGGCTCCAGTTAAAGTGGCTATAGACATTGGCAAGGGAGCCACTATTGAGCTGAGACAG GTTTGTGAGGGCCTTCTTCAAGAGTTTATGGAGGCTAAGATCTCAACGTGGCCTGGGTATCTTGAAACTATGCCAGTGACGATGGAGCAGCTGAATAATAA GTATGATGAGATGGGCGTGCTTTTCACTCTGGTGATCAGTGATAATACCTTGGAGAGCGGCCTCCTTCAGGTCCGCAGCAGAGACACCACCGTCAAAGAGACAATGCACATCTCTGAGGTTAAGAACTTTATCTCCAGATACATTACTGCAGCCGACAAAATTTGA
- the srp68 gene encoding signal recognition particle subunit SRP68, which translates to MAADKQNEAKVSIMDENKENLPDGGLGLEILQIIKESQQQHGLRHGDYQRYRGYCSRRLRRLRKTLGFKMGNRHKFIGKKVTVDMLSDSRYLLLVLMEAERAWSYAMQLKQEANTEPRKRFHLLARLRKAAKHSEKLEKLCESPQVDAKTKLEAQAYTAYLSGMVEFELQKWKRAMEAFNKCKTIYEKLASAFTEELAVLYRQRVDEISPNIRYCAYNIGDQNAINDLMQMRLTGGGGGMMAEKLEALITQARTKQAATMSEVEWRGRTVPVKIDKARIFLLGLADNEAAIAQAANEETKEHLYETLLAECRDTIQAVREELKIEAKQRERSSDADSGKVSNLQFLHSYLTYIKLCTLVKRNESMAHTLQGKLKEPETDESKRGPRPQDLIRLYDIILQSLAELSTLQGLEDDHIFQKEVSLKTLVYKAYRCFFIAQSYVLVKKWSEALVLYERVLKYAKEVQSKAKSLNNSLKDLPDVQELIAKVNAEKYSLQAAAILDTDETAEIPSQQQAKDNTPLCDRLETFRLDPALVGKQPNLVQFPPDFQPIPCKPLFFDLALNHVAFPPLDDKVEQKGKGGLTGYIKGIFGFGS; encoded by the exons ATGGCCGCCGACAAGCAAAACGAAGCTAAAGTTTCAATcatggatgaaaacaaagaaaatttacCGGACGGAGGACTCGGACTGGAAA TCCTGCAAATCATCAAGgagtcccagcagcaacatggccTCAGGCACGGAGACTACCAGAGATACAG GGGCTACTGCTCTCGCAGACTGCGCCGCCTTCGCAAGACCCTTGGTTTCAAGATGGGAAACAGACACAAGTTCATAGGAAAGAAAGTAACTGTCGATATGCTCTCTGACAGCAG GTATCTATTGCTGGTTTTGATGGAGGCAGAGCGTGCATGGAGCTACGCCATGCAGCTGAAGCAGGAGGCAAATACAGAGCCACGGAAACGCTTCCACCTGCTGGCACGTCTACGAAAGGCTGCCAAACACAGTGAGAAGCTCGAGAAGCTATGTGAAAGCCCCCAAGTAGATGCCAAGACCAAACTGGAGGCACAG GCCTACACTGCATACCTCAGTGGCATGGTGGAGTTTGAATTGCAGAAATGGAAACGTGCCATGGAGGCTTTCAACAAGTGCAA GACCATCTATGAGAAACTGGCCAGTGCATTCACAGAGGAGCTGGCAGTTCTTTACCGCCAGCGTGTGGATGAAATCTCACCCAACATCCGCTACTGTGCTTACAACATTG GTGACCAGAACGCCATCAATGACTTGATGCAGATGAGGCTGACTGGCGGAGGAGGAGGCATGATGGCTGAGAAACTGGAG gCCTTGATCACTCAAGCAAGAACCAAGCAAGCAGCCACCATGAGTGAGGTGGAATGGCGAGGCCGGACAGTGCCTGTCAAGATTGACAAGGCCCGCATCTTTCTATTGGGATTGGCAGACAATGAGGCTGCCATTGCTCAG GCAGCTAATGAAGAGACCAAAGAGCATCTGTATGAGACTCTCCTGGCCGAGTGCAGAGACACCATCCAGGCTGTGAGAGAGGAACTCAAGATTGAGGCG AAGCAGCGAGAGAGGAGCTCTGATGCCGACAGTGGCAAGGTGTCCAACCTGCAGTTCCTGCACAG TTATTTGACCTACATCAAGCTGTGTACTCTGGTGAAAAGGAATGAGAGCATGGCCCACACTCTTCAGGGCAAACTCAAGGAGCCTGAGACCGATGAGAGCAAGAGGGGTCCCCGTCCACAGGACCTCATCCGCCTCTATGACATCATCCTGCAG AGTCTGGCTGAGCTTTCTACTCTGCAGGGTCTAGAGGATGACCATATCTTCCAGAAGGAGGTCTCCCTCAAGACACTGGTCTACAAGGCTTACCG GTGTTTCTTCATAGCTCAGTCCTATGTGCTGGTGAAGAAGTGGAGTGAGGCACTGGTGCTGTATGAGAGGGTGCTCAAATATGCCAAGGAGGTCCAGTCCAAGGCAAAGAGTCTCAACAACAGTCTCAAG GATCTCCCTGATGTTCAGGAGCTTATTGCAAAGGTCAACGCTGAGAAATACTCTCTTCAAGCTGCTGCTATTTTAG acacTGATGAGACGGCTGAGATTCCCTCTCAGCAGCAGGCGAAAGACAACACG CCCCTCTGTGACCGCCTGGAAACCTTCCGCCTTGACCCGGCCCTCGTAGGAAAGCAGCCCAATCTGGTCCAGTTCCCACCTGACTTCCAGCCAATCCCATGCAAGCCCCTGTTCTTTGACCTCGCCCTCAACCATGTTGCCTTCCCACCGCTGGATGACAAGGTGGAACAAAAGGGCAAGGGCGGCTTGACTGGCTACATCAAGGGAATCTTTGGCTTTGGCAGCTAA
- the evpla gene encoding envoplakin a, which yields MFKKKETKDTALKGSSKITKAQTSGLALLIAQMQKNADQVEKDILRAEELLAVDNENEKKEQPFVYQTEISDKLGEAEGLLKDLFLDVDKAKKLKHPQAKDIESDVILLHERWLKDCSFYRDIYEQIDDVSLMPRIDWGPVLNQKQKEVNVEEYGPSMADLEKQIAAHNILHKEIESYNSQLCVSSAGSKENYTAFKKQYKNLLDNSKWRRHYLNSLYEYMQGCNKELGFLAEEQDKIKKQNWSDRMVDPHDVRRQYENFKNNSLLSHESEVNKIQDEGDRLIELKHPASATIQAQRDTVRNEWQKFLNLCICQESHLNNVEEFKKYQMDTDQLSETLTRLNNSLDPKTVSKKGHSEVLLQLEGEEKTVQNCEQLLADLRRRSTTIAPLKLRRNPPTRPITVEALCDWETDKASLSRGQKVSLTSISDDNWNVISTDGVTKSFPGVCFNIPPPDSEAIDKVDLLGGELADIKRRRAALEASLKNHKSDISRSQQSAPVSAAPLDPKVTALGQQLDKLDSDLASAEESMLSRLRAPLSPTDPAGDLAKRLREQEEAIKALKALEQQKKAAQADLQPLLSKDPSSTSSALPLKLSAASNKHDSVTELADLYTKKANASLNLESQLKKVDGLVSGFEKKLSEDGPIPDVPNAIQSRVSDIQSQRKSVAAAQDDMKKLSQNLENTEQLCSSLQQGYQEYCPDIHRQRTEAKHLQTRYSNVVNQLKERENILQEAGTKNQEFQSTYKSLNSFLNNLPTNQINYNDDLSQVTAKQSSQERVMDDLKRKGDDVDRVTDLSQDLQSLLSEYDANIDKYNSTLEDAGVTVAKKPDILTLSEAVQKEEKDLVNHYARATAENTQRQKQMGLAKNLILQNEEKVHLVAQQQTQLENQQRSVVELDGLSKELQDEKDRTSHTEANLRNFKDRMLSLKSRRGVERIEEKEVLQYYRDPKLESDLADLQKKLHEEVLKRSTTQSEVDLFNQKITVLEDTLKNTPVKLVTREVTEFEKDPQLDIEASKIRDEITRMRDEIRTRDGEHIHMRTEVSILQQKKPPIKEKVVKKEVVKVEKDPEMLRTVKIFETEISGENEKSKLLNDEIFQTRSQINALERMIPNIQPKVITKEVKTVQQDPELITESKKVRTSLEEERIENNSLANELVNLNRRYREVYDWKPKTEVKEIVNEIYRIDPNTEVEIMRLRKDIQDCNKQRSDLDRELTQVTSDLNVVRAQKPIVEQKEVLQEVIKEERSPENEREIQRLNDQMNHLHTAYNSLQDKLILLRKDRDEWKAEKSKVETKLITREVIKYEPDPLLEKEADRLRRDVREEAQLRRSIEEMVFDLQNKYILLERQKPEEKVVVQEVLRLQKDPRQVIEHERISRSLDEEVKSRRQQELELQQLRTKVEDQQKILRESEEHQKKIQAESELREIQRRITQLENAPPPVEECIVVEEVLKVERDPKLERMTSGLRSDLDKETSDILRLQRDIRSITLKLEILQREKAGEKTVYKEVVRVEKDQAVEGERDRLREQVTHHKFDRQDLEDEIRRLNDKINRLMSNKSSSSKEETTLILNRDAQQRERDNLTRELRTLEAKKHDISLSFQQQSRLMSERTQMSRQKSLKMVSDVQNLEREILDEKDKIHLRDSTIRELMLNMQKEDQTETRTKETNVSTKITILDPETGKDMSPYDAYLQGLIDRQQYIHLQELECDWEEITSLGPDGETSVLQDRKSGKQYSIKDALKEGRLTEYDLQQYKEGKVPISEFALLVAGDSKKPLNMKTVTPKSTITVKSAPSDLSTSKEIFPIAGVMDTNTDTCFTIRSATLRKLIDPTTAQRLLEAQAATGGIIDINNKERYPVHKAATRGLIEDSQLQRLLNAQKAFAGVEDPMTRECLSVGEAVQKGWMPKDSAIRYMEAQHLTGGLVNPNTGQRVSIMDAIGSKMINSTMMRELQAETTYIKDIVDPITKEKINYKQALGRCKKDPMSGLPMLPASSTDSSYTPVYNPTRYARF from the exons ATGTTTAAGAAAAAGGAGACTAAAGACACAGCGCTCAAGGGCTCCAGCAAGATCACCAA GGCACAGACCAGTGGCTTGGCCTTGCTGATTGCCCAGATGCAGAAGAATGCCGACCAAGTGGAAAAAGATATCCTCCGGGCGGAAGAGCTTCTGGCTGTG gataatgaaaatgaaaagaaagagcagcCCTTTGTATATCAGACCGAGATCTCAGACAAGCTGGGCGAGGCTGAGGGCCTGCTGAAGGACCTGTTCCTCGATGTGGACAAAGCCAAGAAGCTCAAGCACCCACAAGCCAAAGACATAGAGAGCGA TGTTATCCTCCTCCATGAGCGCTGGTTGAAGGACTGCAGTTTCTACCGAGACATCTACGAGCAGATTGATGACGTGTCGCTGATGCCTAGAATCGACTGGGGACCCGTGCTTAACCAGAAGCAA AAAGAGGTGAATGTGGAGGAATATGGCCCTTCAATGGCAGATCTGGAGAAGCAGATTGCAGCACACAATATCCTACACAAAGAGATTGAGAGCTACAACTCACAGCTCTGCGTCAGCTCCGCCGGCAGCAAG GAGAACTATACAGCTTTCaagaaacaatacaaaaatCTACTG GACAACTCCAAGTGGCGCCGCCACTACCTGAACAGCTTGTATGAATACATGCAGGGCTGCAACAAGGAACTGGGTTTCCTGGCGGAGGAACAGGATAAGATCAAGAAGCAGAACTGGAGTGACCGCATGGTGGACCCACATGATGTCCGCAGACAGTATGAG AACTTCAAGAACAACAGTCTGCTATCCCATGAAAGCGAGGTGAACAAAATCCAAGATGAAGGAGACAGACTCATTGAACTGAAGCACCCTGCCAGTGCCACAATACAG GCTCAGAGAGACACAGTACGTAATGAGTGGCAGAAATTTCTCAATCTCTGCATTTGTCAAGAATCCCATCTGAACAATGTGGAAGAATTCAAAAAG TACCAAATGGACACTGACCAACTTTCAGAAACACTGACCAGACTCAACAACAGCTTGGACCCTAAGACCGTCAGCAAGAAGGGCCACTCAGAAGTACTGCTGCAACTGGAG GGGGAGGAGAAGACTGTGCAGAACTGTGAACAGCTGCTGGCTGACCTGAGGAGACGCAGCACCACCATCGCTCCTCTGAAGCTACGACGCAATCCTCCTACCAGACCTATCACAGTGGAGGCTCTGTGTGACTGGGAGACGGATAAG GCTTCCCTGTCAAGAGGCCAGAAGGTGAGCCTGACATCAATCTCTGATGATAATTGGAATGTTATCTCCACTGATGGTGTAACTAAAAGCTTCCCAGGAGTTTGTTTCAACATCCCACCACCTGACTCTGAGGCCATTGACAAAGTGGACCT TTTGGGTGGTGAACTGGCCGACATCAAGAGGAGAAGAGCTGCTCTTGAAGCGTCTCTCAAGAATCACAAATCAGACATATCCAGGTCCCAACAATCAG CCCCAGTATCTGCTGCTCCACTGGACCCCAAAGTAACAGCCCTGGGCCAACAGCTGGACAAACTGGACAGTGACCTAGCCAGCGCTGAGGAGAGCATGCTAAGCCGCCTGCGAGCCCCACTGAGCCCCACCGACCCAGCTGGAGATCTGGCCAAAAGGCTGAGGGAGCAGGAG GAAGCTATCAAGGCCCTGAAGGCcctggagcagcagaaaaaggcagcacaggcTGACCTGCAGCCCCTGCTGTCCAAAGATCCTAGCAGTACCTCCTCTGCACTTCCACTCAAACTGAGCGCTGCCAGCAACAAGCACGATAGCGTCACTGAACTTGCTGACCTTTATACCAAGAA aGCAAATGCATCACTCAATCTAGAGAGTCAGCTCAAGAAGGTGGATGGACTTGTGTCTGGGTTTGAGAAGAAGCTAAGTGAAGATGGTCCAATCCCTGATGTACCAAATGCAATTCAATCCCGTGTCAGTGACATCCAG TCCCAGCGTAAGTCCGTGGCAGCAGCTCAGGACGACATGAAGAAGCTGAGCCAGAATCTGGAGAACACGGAGCAGCTGTGCAGCTCTCTGCAGCAGGGCTACCAAGAGTACTGCCCTGACATCCACCGCCAGAGAACAGAAGCCAAACATCTGCAAACCCGTTATTCAAATGTTGTCAACCAGCTGAAGGAGAG ggaaaacattttacaaGAAGCGGGAACTAAGAACCAGGAGTTCCAGAGCACATACAAATCCCTCAACTCCTTTTTGAACAACCTGCCGACGAACCAGATCAATTACAATGACGATCTTTCTCAGGTCACTGCTAAGCAGAGCTCCCAAGAG AGGGTGATGGATGACCTGAAGAGGAAGGGAGATGATGTGGACAGAGTGACTGACCTGTCTCAAGACCTGCAGAGTCTCCTAAGT GAGTATGATGCCAACATTGATAAATACAACAGTACGCTTGAAGATGCTGGTGTCACTGTTGCAAAAAAACCTGACATACTCACACTCTCTGAAGCCGTCCAGAAAGAG GAAAAGGATCTGGTGAACCATTATGCCAGAGCAACGGCTGAAAACACCCAACGCCAAAAACAGATGGGCCTGGCTAAGAATCTAATTTTACAA AATGAGGAGAAAGTTCACCTGGTGGCACAACAACAAACGCAGCTTGAAAACCAGCAGAGGTCTGTTGTTGAGTTGGATGGTCTGTCAAAAGAGCTGCAGGATGAGAAGGATAGGACATCTCATACTGAGGCAAACCTGAGAAACTTTAAGGACAGAATGTTGTCACTGAAGAGTCGCAGAGGAGTGGAGCGCATTGAAGAGAAAGAAGTACTACAATACTATCGCGACCCAAAACTGGAAAGTGATTTGGCTGATCTTCAGAAAAAACTTCATGAAGAAGTCCTGAAGCGGAGCACCACCCAGAGTGAAGTTGATTTGTTTAACCAGAAAATCACCGTCTTGGAAGACACCCTCAAAAACACTCCAGTCAAACTGGTCACCAGAGAAGTGACAGAATTTGAGAAAGATCCTCAGCTGGACATTGAGGCCAGTAAGATAAGGGATGAAATAACAAGGATGAGAGATGAAATTAGAACGCGAGATGGGGAGCATATTCACATGAGAACAGAAGTCTCGATTCTCCAGCAGAAAAAACCACCAATTAAAGAAAAGGTGGTTAAGAAGGAGGTGGTAAAAGTAGAGAAGGACCCAGAGATGTTGAGAACAGTCAAAATATTTGAGACAGAAATCTCTGGGGAAAATGAGAAGAGCAAGCTCCTCAATGATGAAATCTTCCAGACAAGAAGTCAGATTAATGCACTTGAGAGAATGATTCCTAATATCCAGCCCAAAGTCATCACTAAGGAAGTGAAAACAGTTCAACAAGACCCTGAGCTCATCACTGAATCAAAGAAGGTTAGAACAAgcctggaggaagagaggattGAAAACAACTCTTTGGCTAACGAATTGGTTAATCTCAACCGGCGCTACAGAGAAGTTTATGACTGGAAACCAAAAACCGAGGTGAAAGAAATCGTCAATGAGATCTATCGGATCGACCCAAACACAGAAGTGGAGATAATGCGTCTCAGGAAAGATATACAAGACTGTAACAAGCAGCGCTCTGATCTAGATAGGGAGCTCACCCAAGTCACATCTGATCTGAATGTCGTTCGCGCTCAGAAGCCCATCGTGGAGCAGAAGGAAGTTCTCCAGGAGGTCATTAAGGAGGAGAGGAGCcctgagaatgagagagagatcCAGAGGCTAAATGATCAGATGAACCATTTGCACACTGCTTACAACTCGCTCCAGGACAAGCTGATTCTACTCAGGAAAGATAGGGATGAATGGAAGGCTGAAAAATCCAAGGTTGAAACCAAACTCATAACCAGAGAAGTCATCAAGTATGAACCTGATCCACTGTTGGAGAAAGAAGCAGACCGCTTGAGAAGAGATGTGCGGGAGGAGGCACAGCTGCGGCGCAGCATTGAAGAGATGGTGTTTGACctacaaaacaaatatatcttGTTGGAGAGACAAAAGCCTGAAGAAAAAGTTGTTGTGCAAGAAGTTTTGCGTTTACAGAAGGACCCAAGGCAGGTAATTGAGCATGAGCGGATCAGCAGGAGCCTGGATGAAGAAGTAAAGAGCCGGCGTCAGCAGGAACTCGAGCTTCAGCAGCTCAGGACCAAGGTGGAAGACCAACAAAAGATCctgagagagagtgaagagcACCAAAAGAAGATTCAAGCCGAGTCTGAGCTCAGAGAGATCCAACGGCGCATTACACAGCTGGAAAACGCTCCACCGCCTGTTGAGGAATGCATCGTTGTTGAGGAGGTGCTGAAGGTTGAGAGAGACCCAAAACTTGAGAGGATGACAAGTGGTCTGCGGTCAGATCTGGACAAGGAAACCAGTGATATCCTTCGACTCCAGAGAGACATTCGTAGCATCACTCTAAAGCTTGAGATCTTGCAAAGAGAAAAGGCTGGTGAGAAGACAGTGTACAAGGAGGTTGTCCGGGTTGAGAAAGACCAGGCTGTTGAAGGCGAGAGGGACCGCTTAAGGGAACAGGTTACTCACCATAAGTTTGACAGACAGGACCTAGAAGATGAAATCAGACGTCTCAATGATAAAATCAACCGTTTGATGAGCAATAAGTCTAGCTCTTCAAAAGAGGAGACTACCCTGATTTTGAACAGGGATGCtcaacagagggagagggacaaCCTCACTCGTGAGCTGAGGACCCTCGAGGCAAAGAAACATGATATCAGCCTGTCTTTCCAACAACAGAGCCGACTAATGAGTGAGAGAACGCAAATGAGCAGGCAGAAGAGTCTTAAGATGGTGTCTGATGTACAAAATCTGGAGAGGGAGATCCTGGATGAAAAAGACAAGATCCATTTACGAGACAGCACCATCCGAGAACTTATGCTGAATATGCAGAAAGAGGACCAGACAGAGACGAGGACCAAAGAGACCAATGTCTCCACCAAAATCACCATTTTGGATCCAGAAACTGGCAAAGACATGTCTCCTTATGATGCTTACTTGCAAGGCCTGATTGACCGTCAACAATATATTCATCTGCAGGAGCTGGAGTGTGACTGGGAGGAGATTACCTCCCTGGGACCTGATGGGGAGACATCTGTACTGCAGGACCGTAAGAGTGGCAAGCAGTACTCCATCAAAGATGCCCTGAAGGAAGGCAGACTGACCGAGTATGACCTACAACAGTACAAAGAAGGCAAGGTTCCCATCTCAGAGTTTGCCTTGCTGGTTGCAGGCGACAGTAAAAAGCCACTCAACATGAAAACAGTCACCCCAAAATCCACCATAACAGTGAAATCAGCACCATCAGACCTTTCCACATCGAAGGAAATCTTCCCAATTGCTGGCGTAATGGATACAAACACTGACACCTGCTTTACAATACGCAGTGCCACCCTGCGTAAACTGATTGACCCCACCACTGCACAGAGGCTTCTGGAGGCTCAGGCAGCAACAGGTGGCATCATTGACATCAACAACAAAGAGAGATACCCAGTTCACAAGGCAGCAACCAGAGGTCTCATTGAGGATAGTCAACTCCAAAGGCTACTCAATGCCCAGAAAGCTTTTGCTGGTGTTGAAGATCCCATGACCAGAGAGTGTTTGTCTGTGGGAGAGGCTGTTCAGAAAGGGTGGATGCCGAAGGACAGTGCCATTCGCTACATGGAGGCACAGCACCTGACTGGAGGGCTGGTCAATCCCAATACTGGTCAAAGAGTGAGCATCATGGACGCCATTGGGTCCAAAATGATCAACAGCACAATGATGAGGGAGCTGCAGGCTGAGACAACCTACATTAAGGATATTGTAGATCCAATTACAAAGGAGAAGATCAACTACAAACAAGCTCTGGGTCGCTGTAAGAAAGACCCGATGTCAGGGTTACCAATGCTGCCTGCCTCCTCCACAGATTCTTCTTACACCCCAGTGTACAACCCTACTAGATATGCAAGATTCTAG